The genomic DNA tatatatatatctatatctatctatctatctatctatctatctatatatatatatatatatatatatatatatatgtgtgtgtgtgtgtgtgtgtgtgtgtgtgtgtgtgtgtgtgtgtgtgtgtgtgtgtgtgtgtgtgtgtatctgtgtgtgtgtttgtgtgtgtgtgtatgtatgtatttgtgtgtgtatgtgtgggcatatAGATAAAATGCAGGACCCTTCGGAATAAAACACTCCACTGTTCACGCTGAACTTCCTTCACCCCCTTAGTCACCGGCCGCAGTGCCTGCTGACCTGCTGCTCTCATTCCTAGCCTTGCGTCCCCGGGATAGCGTAGACGAGGGTCTAAATAAgtagttatatagaccttgagcgTAGACTCTGCGAATGTCTTTGGGTGAGATCGAATATGGGATTTGCTGCTGGGATGACCGGTCGGTCTTTTAAAAGGGCTTGGAAATTCAGAAATGTTTTATCCGCTTGACTGACAAGCCGCACGAGTCAAGAGCTAGCTTTCGGCGCCGCTTCCTGCGTCCATTCGCAATGAAGTCCAGGCCACCGCCCTTCTGTCCCGCTTTCGTGTCCTTTACAtgaacccttccctctcccctccctcccccttccttcccctcctcccttcctccccctcccctccccccgcctcacgCGTGCGACGTCAGCCATGACGGATCACAGATGCTACCTGCTCCGCCTTTCCTCTTCCCGCCTaccactttccttcttctctcccttctcccacctccttttcctattattttctcccctttcacACCTCCGCGCGGCCGCCTTTTATCTCTCCGCTATAATTCTTCCTTTACGTCTACGTTTACCTGTTTCTCAGGTATTTGGCCTTTAtgtcttccttcctgtctctgtTTCGCCTCTGCATTTCTGGTCCTGTCTgcgtttttttctacttcttatcaacatcgtctccctcctccctccttccccatcctccagcAACATCTCCATCCCCGGCGGCCGCTCCTCCGCCGCCGCTTTCCCATCTCCTCCGCCACGGGGGGTCCGGGGGCTCCACTCAACCACATTCATCTGCTATTCGTACATTAACTGTTGTGCGAATTACTGTTATGATGGATGAGCTCCTCGATTTCAGGGCAAATATTTGACATGTCCGGAGGGCAGGACGGCGCGTGAGAGCGGGTTccagggaggcggagggaggcggcGACCCTGGGTGCACTCGGAGCCGAATTTCGGATGTGCACACGCGCGCTCGCGCTGGAAGATGCGTGcggaatatatctatctatctatacacacacacacaactatatatatatatatatatatatatatatatatatatatatatatatatatatatatatatatatatatatatatatatatatatatatatatatatatatatatatatatatatatatatatatatatatatatatatatatatatatatatatatatatatatatatatatatatatatatatatatatttatatataaatatatatatatataaatatatatatatatatatatatatatatatatatatatatatatatatatatatatatatatatatatatatatatatataaatatatatatgtatatatatgtgtaatataacacacagacacacacacacacacacacacacacacacacacacacacacacagacacacacacacacacacatatatatatatatatatatatatatatatatatatatatatatatatatatatatatatatatatatatgtatgtatatatatgtatatgtatgtatgtgtgtgtgtgtgtgtgtgtgtgtgtgtgtgtgtgtgtgtgtgtgtgtctgtgtgtgtgtgtgtgtgtgtgtgtgtatgagtatatatatatatacaatatatatatatatatatatatatatatatatatatatatatatatgtgtgtgtgtgtgtgtgtgtgtgtgtgtgtgtgtgtgtgtgtgtgtgtgtgtgtgtatacacatataatatatatatatatatatatatatatatatatatatatatatatatatatatatatatatatatatatgtatatgtgtatgtgtatgtgtgtgagtgtgtgtgtgtttgtgtgtatatatatatatatatatatatatatatatatatatgtatgtatatatacatatatatatatatatatatatatatatatatatatatacatatatatatatatatgtgtgtgtgtgtgtgtgtgtgtgtgtgtgtgtatgtgtgtgtgtgtgtgtgtgtgtatgagtatatatatatatatatacatatatacatatatatatatatatatatatatatatatatatatatatatatatatatatatatatatgtgtgtgtgtgtgtgtgtgtgtgtgtgtgtgtgtgtgtgtgtgtctgtgtatgcgtgtgtgtgtgtgtgtgtgtgtgtgtgtgtgtgtctgtgtatgcgtgtgtgtgtatgattgtatcgctctttatctatatgtatagatagataattacatacatacatacatacatgcatacatacatatatgcatatatacatatacatatatatatatatatatatatacatatatatatatatatatatatatatatgtatatatatatatatatatatatatatatatatatatatttatatatatttatatatatatgcatacatacatgtgtgttatacacacacacacacacacacacacacacatatatatatatgatatatatatatatatatatatatatatatatatatatatatatatatatatatattatatgtaaatatttacatacatactgttCATTTTTTCATGCAGTTCCGGCATAACAGCAGCATTACTCATTAGTCATGAGCAAATTTATCTCAAAATGAAACTGATCGCCCAAAGCGCCAGACACTAAACCATATCAACAAAGAGAATGTTTCAATATTGTTTTCTCCCCACTCAACAAAACCATGTTTTCGGCAGAACTTCCCGTCGTCCCAAGATGAGGCCGAAGTCGTGGTGGTGGCTGTGGGCGGCGGCTGTGGTGAGCGTGTGTGGCGTAGGAAGTCAGGCGTTCACACTCGAGGGCTACTTCAAGGTGAGTTACTGGGACCCGTTTGCCACTTGACTTGCGATATACTCGTGACCTGGTCTCTGCGTTCTCTGTCTGCCAGCAACCCCTGCTCTcagccctctttctctattcttctctcgtGTTTGTCtcacttaccttctctctctgtctctgtctcggtctctctctgtctgtctctgtctctgtctctctgtctatctctgtctctgtctctttgtctgtctctgtctctgtatgcacacacacgtacacatgtatatatatgtctttctctatctctccctccctcactccctctctctctctgtctgtctgtcagcctcagGAACTTTTCgaaatactttttttctgtctgtgtttttacAAATGTTCCAAAAATGTGATTTGTGTATCtgcccatttctcctttttcggTTGACCCCCAATTGACTATGCCAGTCTTTGTTACGTCTATTCTTGAATGTATATCCTTTGGTGACCTTCATCAATCTGGTTTGATGCTTTTAATTCTAATTTCATCCCTAACATATGACACTTAATTTGACAGATGGTAAACGTAGTTTCTTTTTATCGCCCAAGTACATATTCAGGTGCATCTCCGCCTCAAAGTGACGTCATTACTAAGTCGTTTCTTTTTCCAGGTACTTGCTCTAGCTGCCAAGAAGAGGGATGTCTGGAGGAAAATATTCTTAGGGAAGGACCTGGGTAAGTTAGCAGTAACTGTGATTAGTCATATCGAAGCGTATGGCATAAGATATACGTGCTTGGCGAAATAGTTGACCAATTCATTGTTGTTAATAGGGAACGTTCTCCAATTCACATCTATCAATAGATTATCATGTAAGACGGGTATTGATAAAaatgtcaatattgataacaatgcaGAGAATGAAATTAAGTTTAAAGGTTGACCCGAAAAATGCTAAATGCTCGAATTTTAACAACATTAACTAGCGAGATCCGGTTCTGACAAGTGCAATATCTGGATCCCAAATAATCCGTGCCTCTCCCGCAGGCTTCGACGTCTCGCCTTGGCTCTTCAAGGACCGAGTGAGGCCGCCCTACGTGCCTGTGCTCACCAGCTTCCCTCGGTCGCCCTTCTTCGGGCACTACACCAGTGAGAGgaatcccgccccctcctcccccgccagcTCTTCCTACACCTTCTACGACGGGCAGGTGTCGATGCCGAATGCCAGGAGGCACTATACGTATCCTGAAGCGAGAAGAGGCTggggagccggaggaggaggtggtggcggttgGCTGAAGGGCATGGCGGCGTTCCAAGGTCTTCAGAGGAACGGCGTCGTTGGCCAAGACTACTTCGGAGGGTCGGCAGAAGGAAGTCCTATGCACATCCGGCACCGCAGGGACACCACGGCCgcgctggagggggaggagggtcgccGGCGCAGAAGGGCGGCTTCTCGAGGGGGCGCGAGGGAGGCTCCACAGGCGCGCAGCCGATTTCAGGTTTTCACGTATCTCGGCTACGAAGGCCTCCCCGAGAGATAGCACGACGCGCAGGGGGATCTTTcagagacatttatatatatataagtagatgaataaataaatataattatatatatatatatatatatatatatatatatatgtatatgtgtatatatatatatatatatatatatatatatatatatatatatacatatatatatatacatatatatatatatatatatatatatatatatatatatatatatatatatatacatatatatatatatatatatatatatatatatgtatatattttcatatacacacacactaaatatatatatatatatatatatatatatatatatatatatatatatatatatatatatatatatatatatatatgtgtgtgtgtatatatatataaatatatctatatatataaatatatgtatattcatataaatagatatatatatatatatatatatatatatatatatatatatatatatatatatatatatatatatatatataaatatatatatacatatacatacatacacatatatatatatatatatatatatatatatatatatatatatatatatatatatatatatacatacaaacatatatatatatatatatatatatatatatatatatatatatatacaatcaaatatatatatatatatatatgtatatatatgtatataaatatacatatatgtatacacacacactatatatacatatgtatatatatatatatatatatatatatatatatatatatatatatatatatatatatatatatatatatatatatatatagtgtgtatatatatatatatatatatatatatatatatatatatatatatccatatatatatatatatgtatatatatatatatatatatatatatatatatatatatatatatatatatatatatatatatatataatggtaacaatacaGGCATTTCTATattgtaatatacatatttttatgaacCCAAAGCCTAATGAGGATTTTGATGCTCATTTCAGTTTTCATTGTTACATTCGTTTAGGGAAATTATTAGGTTAAGAAAATACAGAATTGAATAAAAGAGTGTGGACTTACAATACTTATTCATTCCCGAAAAGAGAAACATAATTACCAGaatggtggtagtggtaatgataattacagtctcTAAGATCAGAGAATGCgattgatgattataaaaaatgataataatgataataccgataactaTGCTGATTTGATAGCGTGACAACATATACACTACGAATACTGagcttattattaatgataatgataaatatcataataatgataatgataaaagaaaaacatagaagcATAgcgatgataaagacgataataagagtagttgtgatgatgaaaatacttcTGATAATACTAAGGgagttaatagtaatagtaatgggtAATAGTCACTACGCCAACAACAGCAGCATGAAACGTAGGAGCAGTAGTTACAAGACGAAGACATCGTGACAACATATACACGATAATTCTGATAAATCTAgcgatcataaaaaaaaatataacagtaataacgaaaataatgctaacagtaatgTTAGCAATATCAAGTCTAAACATATGTTGATTAGTGATAATGcgaacaacgatgatgatgataatattgatcatgatgttcatgataatcccCCATGAaggtaataacgataagaatatttacaataatatagTTTAAAGATTGATTATAATGTAAATGAGAATatgttgatactgatgataaggatgatgtgataatgacagtattgctaataatgataatgataagtgttaacaagaacaacaacaataatgatagcagagaTACTAATGCTtttatgttaacaataataatgaagtagtgatgattaggataataatgacaatagagatagtgataataataataatgataaagataacaataaaaaaaaattataataataacaacaatgataataatgataacaacaaaaacaacaataatgatgatgataatgataataataacaataatggtaatgataacgataacaataagcataatcatcactgataataataatgatggagataataataataacaataatagtgataataatgatagtaatagaaatgataatatactattccaatagataatgataaagacaataatgacaacaacaaatataatataataatattagtggtaatgttaatgaaaataatgataataaaatgatacaaaTAGCATTTAAgaggataatgttattaataacaataagaagaacagtgataatgatagtaatgataataatgatgataatggcagtaatcataaccataatgataataagaatgataacaacaatcacaaaaaagataagaatgatagttatgatgataaggacaatgatagtaatatgaataaaaatcgtaagaatgatgagagtaataataataatgaaaatgaaaatgacaaaatgataatagtaaaaaaatgatgaaattataataatgataataataataataatattgataaatagtaataacaacaaaaacaataatgataataacaatactatcatcaatatcattactgataatgataatgataatgatattgttcataatgataaacatgatattggtaataaggaatattgataataatgataatgatatgatatgtataataataatgatactactactactactattactagtaatatatataataataaaggcaatagtagtagaaaacgtaatagttgtagtaatagtaataacgataatagcaataattacaatgataattctaacaataaaatataataaattatttTGATAGCAAAgttattataatgctaataatgtcaataataatgctaacaatgataccaacaacataaataatgatgatgataatgttaataataatggtaatagtaatagcgataataataggagtaatacTATTGATAccaaatgttaatggtaatatattaaaaataataatcgcaaaaatgataatactagtcatattaatgaaaatgttgaaaatgataaaatcataatatactatcaatgattatgataataataatgatgataataatgatagaactaacaatgatagtattaataatgatcatgacgataataataacaatattaatagtaataaagatgataaagataataatgataataacataataattataataataatgataatgatattgatgatgatgatgatgatgatgatgatgatgatgatgatgatgatgataaggatgatgatgatgatgataataataatgataataataataataataatgataatgacaataccaataataatcttaactataaaaatggtaatggcattatgaaatgataatgataataacaatgataatattgataataataataataataataataacaatagtattagctTTTGGGGCTTCAGTCCATTAGCAATCACCTCCCAAGTTGCACAGTCCTTGGCTTTGGTCACTAAGGGTTCAAAACTCCATTTAAAACAATGATGGAGTATAAAAAGTCTGTTTCACTTCGGTCACTTACTGAAATTATTCTTTTTGCGATATTTTTGTAACGCAAGACACTTAATCCACAACTTAAGACGCGATTTTTTCTAGggtttttgataaggtgtctgTTAATTAACGTCCAATTATTGATTTGTTCGCAATTTCAAGTACATATTTACCGAAATTATTATAGTTCTCAGTAACTAAGGGATTCCTGACAGCATATCAACAAACGGGAACAGTCATATTTTTAccaataaagaaatgaattagTTCCCCCTATAATTTTCTATGGCACATCTCTTATTGAAAACAAGACTATAtgggtaacaataataaaagttctTAACATAATTAAGTTcttatcataaacacacacatatatgtgtgtgtgtgtgtttgtgtgtgtctgtgtatatgtgtgtgtgtgtctgtgtatatgtgtgtgtgtctgtgtatgtgtgtgtgtgtgtgtgtgtgtgtgtgtgtgtgtgtgtgtgtgtgtgtgtgtgtgtgtgtgtgtgtgtgtgtgtgtgtgtgtgtgtgcgtgcgtgtgtgtgcgtgtgtgtgcgcgcgtaagtgtgcgcgcgagtgtgtgtatgtgtgtgtgtgtgtgtgtgtgtgtatggcaaatATGGAAATGGTGCTTAACACGATCTTTCTGAAAGCTCTCGATGTGTTTCGAACTAATCTAGCACTTATAAAAGGCGAAAATACATAAacttatggatatacacatactatatatgtgtatagatatatgcatatgtttacacacacacacatatatgcatatatacatatatatatatatatatatatatatatatatatatataaacatgtatatatttacatatatatatatatgtatatatatacatatatatatatatatatatatatatatatatatatatatatatacatacatatatacaaatatagatatatatatatatatatatatatatatgtatatatatgtatatatatgtatatatatatatatatatatatatatatttttatatatatatatatatatatacatacatacatacatatatatatatatatacacatatatacacatatatatacatatatacatatatatatatatatatatatatatatatatatatatatatatatattatatacgtacttacatacatatatatatatatatatatatatatatatatatatatatatatatatatatatatatatatatatatatgtatatgtatatgtgcatatatatatatatatatatgtatatatatatatatatatatatatatatatatatatatatatatatatatatatatatatatatatacacacacatatacacacacacacatacacatatatgtatatataaacatatatatatatatatatatatatatatatatatacatatatatacatacatatatatatatatatatatatatatatatatatatatatatatacatatatatatgtatgtatgtatatacgtatgtatatatatatgattaaaaatacatacatcatatatatatataaatatatatatatatatatatatatatatatatatatatatatatatatatatatatatatatataaatatatatatatatatatatatgtatatatctacatatatatatacatatacatatatatatatatatatatatatatatatatatatatatatatatatatatatatatatatttatgtatatatctacacacacacacacacacacacacacacacacacacacacacacacacacacacacacacacacacatatatatatatatatatatatatatatatatatgtatatatatatatatatgtatatatatatatatatatatatatatatatatatatatatatatatatatatatatatatatatatatgatgtatgtatatttaatcatatatatatatacatgcgtatatatatatatatatatatatatatatatatatatatatatatatatatatatatatatatatatgtatgtataaatatatatatacacatctctctctctctctctctctctctctctctctctctctctctctctctctctctctctctctctctctctctctctctctctcaatgtctattcttctatatatacttatatgtatatttatatatatatatatatatatatatatatctgtatgtatgtatatatatatatatatatatatatatatatatatata from Penaeus vannamei isolate JL-2024 chromosome 43, ASM4276789v1, whole genome shotgun sequence includes the following:
- the LOC113802022 gene encoding uncharacterized protein; this encodes MRPKSWWWLWAAAVVSVCGVGSQAFTLEGYFKVLALAAKKRDVWRKIFLGKDLGFDVSPWLFKDRVRPPYVPVLTSFPRSPFFGHYTSERNPAPSSPASSSYTFYDGQVSMPNARRHYTYPEARRGWGAGGGGGGGWLKGMAAFQGLQRNGVVGQDYFGGSAEGSPMHIRHRRDTTAALEGEEGRRRRRAASRGGAREAPQARSRFQVFTYLGYEGLPER